Sequence from the Amaranthus tricolor cultivar Red isolate AtriRed21 chromosome 1, ASM2621246v1, whole genome shotgun sequence genome:
taacattatattataagaCAACATAAGACGATTTCATAAGACACCAGCACATggagtaaccgtttatcggccacttatacttcttaatttcactaCGTGCTTCCTAACCCGAACCATGttttcttgggtagaatgcaggtcttcacgctcctctttttaaACATAACTCCTGcaaacacgtatagtatcaactctaccaaggcattaacagaatacctaacgcATGACCTTATaaagcttgtctatcttaaggtaagtttgatcatagtccgtaatacccttgaggtaacttaacttaggcacacttctcgcTAGCATAAactaaactattctatcaataagtagatgttctatcaatgaataaatattctatcaaagagtaaacgcTTTATCAACGCGTgagctttctaccaaagaatgaacctactatcaatgaataactttcgatcaatgaataaattttctatcactgaatagttttctatcagtggatcttttctctacttcctggcatagtgacacggccaagggcgttatctgccatccggcgcccattggcaaagtatgagctcatgccccctccagctgaccctctcgggtcctaccttcagaaaaaacctaacacactggggtactaaaccagtgaagaggccaccatattggggtttgcaaggcccgcatggtatcacctcggtcaaggggcggtatcggccatccggcgcccagtgacccaagcatgctcataccccccttacggtggtcccgtcgaacctcacctaggggactaataaaacaaccggacataatccagttaagtcacgccagccaatcataatatagtaccttatcagatgggaataacttccactctcaactattaatgagcgccctgggatagcagcgcgccaaaacccactgagccactcaatagaatataaaattcacctataaaggagtcattctaactccaattaggcataatctaattcttaaataaataagggggtggttcccaccttctattaacactctcattctctaagctattctaagcgcaaggacttcgtagtcgatagctcttcatataaagtgtactcactaatACTTCATAGTTTcaatacaatgcatattatcaaaataaacaataatttcttaaagaaaattgcatataagggttattactgcgtgtacgtacctgaaACTGCTACAATACGACCAAAAGTCACAATAATTAGCCAAGGTGAGGTTTTACGACCCTCTTATATACTGAGTACCTATACGAGTTTGAGATAGCAAACTAATAAGCCTTTTTGGTCTTATTTAAGAGCTACTTACTTTAAAAGAAATGACTCTACTGCCATTCAAACAAGTTTCAACTTGTGCTAACAAGTACGTTAGCCACACACAATGACTTTAATCCTAAACTAGCTTATgaactaaaatatcatattacaattctaaccacaacACAAAATTTATACTCAACTCTATATCAAGGTATGATCTAATGAGAAAGCTtctaattatatactttttGCACTAGCATAACTTTTAGAAATTAGTAGACTTAAGCTCTATAATGCAATGTATTACaccaaataataatgaaaatactcATGATGGTATTACTTTATATTcctacattattcaagtttaagGTGGTAACAATGAAAAGAAACAAGTTATTTAGataaatcataataaatacAACTAAGTTTACGCAACTTACGACAACGATAAACAGAATCAACAATGTCAATCACTATTAACAACAATGACACCATGTTACTAACAAACAATAACCACACGACAACTAACAAATACTACTAATCATTTACAACCACCACAATCACTATCATAGTCAGCtacaatcatcaccattactaattatcataacaataaccaatcgactaagTCTCAAAACAACTTTAAAGGTTATTAAATCATTCATCACAAATCATTCATCACACCACCAAAATGTAGCATAAATccacattattagtaatttcatctctaaatcccaaatcctagtcatttcatgttcaaaaatAACACTTTAATTTACTACCCATTAAGactcaaagaaactaatacaaaatcaacacacaacccataatttcaaatcaaccTTCAAGTCATGaacatgttcaattcatcaaacactcttacccacaaaagattcaatgaaaataatacaagttcAACCCTTTTCATTCACATTTCAAAAtcccaattcataagtacattaaatcatcaatcaaattcttgccCATAACAAGATTTAATGACAATCATACAAAAATTCAGCACCAAACTTATAAACTTTGTTAAAATTGCAATTAGAaacaagtaagaaaaaaaatcaaaacaatggAAGAAGTGGCTTACAATGGAGAAACTAGAAAAGGGTGAGGGTATAGGTggtgttgtggtggtggtggagcaCGAAGGTGGACAGCTAGACACGGCTGCTGCTTCCGGGAAAACCACCACGAAGGTGGCTGCCCTTGCTGTGGGTTCACGCTGCTGCAACAGGGAGGAGGAGGATGAAGCAGCCACTGCTGCTGCGTGTCGCGAGGGAGGAAGGCAGGGCTGCTGCTGCTACAATGGTCGCTCACCGGTGAAGGAAAATGCGGCTGGTGGTGGTGAAGAGAGAAGGCGGCTGCGCCCGTGAGTGAGGGAAGCGAACTGAgagaagagaaggagaagaggaaggaaAGAAAGTGACGGCTCCTTCTTGAATGTTTAGGGTTTCAACGGTTTTATACtagttatttctattattatgattattattattattattattattatcattattattattattattattattattattattattattatcattattattattattattatttatttattttttttcatctcgATTTGTTTTCttacgagacccaactaagagactcaccttcgtggactcacacattttaataaaataatcaatttgattcgaacctctttgtTTGAGAaatcgtaattatatttttaatatatgtatataagttcacatttaaattcatatatgaaagaaatttattaattcagaaataatttaatataattataaaatccccaaaagttactaaaatattaattaatgacgtcagaaaaactcggggtgttacagacggCTTGCAAGACGGTCAAGTAATTAGAGGGTTTCCTCCCTATCTTTGAGTGATACTGACATTCAGGATACCGTAGGATCAACTCTTCCGCGTCTTTCCAGAGTGAAGGCCAATAATAACCACTCCTAAGGACCTTGCTAATGACAGTTCGCACTCCCTAGTGTATTCCGCATccgccttcgtgtatttcgcgtaggatatagtttccttcttcaggagcaACACATTTCAGGAGGGGATGTGTGTATGACTTTTTATAAAGCATTCCTTCATGAAGTTCGAACCATTTGGCCTTCTTCTGGAGCATTTTGGCCTGATTCTCGTCCTGGGGGAGCGTTTGATCTTGCAAGTACTTAACGTATGGCCCCATCCATGTTTCAGATCTGTCGATGGTATTGAtcatgaagttgatgctggggttGGGGAGCACTTCCCAAATTATATCACGAGCCGCGGAAGTATCTGCGGAGCTGGCGAGTTTTGCTAGGGAATCGGCTTGGGCATTTTGGGATCGTGGAATGTGCTCCAACGTGAACTTATCAAACTTTGGAACAAAGTCCTTCACTTGCTGCAGATACATtttcatgctatcatctttaGCCTCGAATTCCCCGTTTACTTGCCCCACTATTAATTGGGAGTCCGAGAATGCGGCCAATTCTTTAGCCCCTGCCTCATAGCAGATTTTCAGCCCCATCAGTAATGCTTCATACTCAGCCTCATTGTTGGATGCCGCGAACTCAAAtctgaccgccctttccatgcggaccccggcggaagacACAATGAGGAGCCCGGCCCCACTCGCCGATTGTGTTGAAGACCCGTCTACATACAATTTCCATTCACGATTAAGTTCAGCAGGAGGGGGGGAAGTGCTTTCAACAATAAAGTCGACCAAGGCTTGTGCTTTAATTGCCGTTCGAGGCTCGTACTCGATGCCGAAATCTgctagctggtttgcccaatctgtgacACGGCTCGACTTGTTTTTCCCCTCAAGAATCTTTTTtaaaggttgatcagtccggacAATGATCGGGTTGGACTGAAAGTATGGCTTCAATTTCCTGCTGGCCATCACTATTGCAAATATGACCTTTTCCACTTCGCAGTAGTTCCCTTCTGAGCCGCGGAATGCATGACTCACATAGTATATTGGGAGCTgcttcttttccctttccgccACAAGCACTCCGGATAACGAGTATCCGGAGACAGAGACATATAAGACTAGCTTTTCCCCGTTGATgggcgaaactagttttggcaaggCCGATAGGTGCTCCTTAAGCTGGCGGAAAGACTCTTCTGCTTCCGCGGTCCATTCGAATTTCTGTTGCTTCATCGTTTTGAAGAAAGGCGAGCATTTGTCCGCTGACTTTGAAAGGAATCTTCCTAGTGCAGCTATACACCCCGTgagcttttgtacttcttttacgGAGGTAGGGGATCTCATGTTTTGAATGGCCTGAATCTTATCTGGATTTGCCTCGATGCCCCGCTCGTCTACCAAGAAGCCGAGACATTTTCCTCCGGTGACCCCGAACACGCACTTGTCTGGATTGAGCTTCATCTGGTGTTTACGGAGGGTGTTGAACGTTTCACGCAAATCCGCAGCGTGCTGAGTTGCATGCTTGCTTTTTGTTatcatgtcatccacgtatacctctaaattccgtccaatctgagattggaagaccttgttTACCATCCTTTGGTAGGTGGCTCCAGCATTTTTTAACCCGAAGGGCATGACTTTGTAGCAGTAGACCCCCATGCTagtaatgaaggccgtgtgtGTTTGGTCCTCCGGCGCCAATCGAATCTGGTGATATCCggcattggcatccatgaaACTTAGTAGCGCATGGCCTGCTGTGGAGTCCACAAGGCGATCTATTTTTAGAAGTGGATAGTCGTCTTTGGGGCAGGCCTTATTCAAATCCGTGAAATCGACACACATCCTCCATTTGCCATTTGGTTTCTTCACGAGGACGACATTGGATAGCCAATCGgagtatttgcattctttaataaatcCGGCCCTCAACAATTTTTCAACTTCCTCTTTGGCGGCCTCGGTCCGCTCTTTTCCTTGATGCCGCAGCTTCTGCTTTACTGGTTTGTGGCCTGGTCTTatgtcaagtttatgacacATGACGCTagtagggatgccaggcatttcttcgGTGCTGAAGGCgaagacgtcgcggaactcagCAATGGTGGCCACGATTTCTTGTTTAATCGTACcaggaagatctttccctatcTTGACTTGCTTTCCTTCGAACATGTCTACTTCCTCGTATCTTTCTATGGGGCGAGGCCTTTCATGTGTGCTAGGGTTTTCCGTATATACGCTCATGACAGCGGGAGCgtcttggtcttccctttccctCTTGGCGGGTGTCGCGGAATGTCCGCACTTCAGAGTGTTTATAAGACATTGGCGGGCCGTTACCTGATCTCCCTTGAGGATGCCAACTTTCCCATCGTCCCGCTCGAATTGCAACAAgagttgatgagggaagattGCGGCTTTGATCTTGTTAATGAGGGGTAGtcccatgatggcgttgtaAGGGAAAGTGAGATCCACTACCGTGAAACGTATGGGCAGGGACCTGCTTTCACTTCTTTCTCCCACGcgtacggggagaatgatcgttcCTAGCGGAATGACCTGACTTCCCCCAAACCCGATCAACGGCTTTTCTAGGGGCTGCAAGTGCTTTTcctcaaacttcatttttctcaagcactccattgtaatgagatcagccgtgcttccAGTATCCACGAGTACCCTTTTGACTTTTATCTGTCCGATTTTGAgggtgaccaccagagggtcagtaTGGGGCTGTTGCAGCGTTTGagaggtcgtggcatcgaatTTCATGACCGGCCCGCTGGTTACGGTAGTTGTCGGTCTTTTCAGCAGAGTATGGACACTGTCTTTCGCGGCGCGGACGGTAGGATATTCCTCGATATATCCTCCAAAAATTATGTTGATGGTCCCTTGTGTATGGGAACCTTCGCACCTTGCCTCTTCCCTCTTGGGGGATCCGCGTCTTTGATTCCACTGCCTTCTGTTTGCTCCTCCCCCCGCGTCATAGTCCCTCTTGTTGAGGAACCTGGAAAGCTTTCCTTCATCGGCCAGTTGATGCAAAATACGCTTGAGTTCGCGACATTGGGCGAGGgtatggccgtgctctttgtggtagtcACACTACAAATTGTAATTGCGCCTGTCGGAAGGAGTGGTAGtgggaggtggagttggcaacttGTCGCGAACGGCAAAGAAAATATCCCTTCTGTTTCGATTAAACATCGGGTCGTTTCTTCCGTCTAACAAATTGCGTGTTCTGGATTCCCCCGCCGTGGTATAAACGTGATGGGAACGCGGGGGTCCCATGTCTGAAGGGGGCGCGGAACGACACGGCGTGTAATTTCTTTCCCTCCTCGACTGGTGTTCTTCTCTGTTCCTCGAGGATTGGTGGGGAGGTGCGACGTCTTTCTTGTCAGACTTCCGCCTCTTggggtcatgtgcctgacatacctcggaggccgtgacataactttgacattgcttcatggcctccgcatATGTCTTCACCTGGCTTTCCA
This genomic interval carries:
- the LOC130815609 gene encoding uncharacterized protein LOC130815609, with the protein product MKFEEKHLQPLEKPLIGFGGSQVIPLGTIILPVRVGERSESRSLPIRFTVVDLTFPYNAIMGLPLINKIKAAIFPHQLLLQFERDDGKVGILKGDQVTARQCLINTLKCGHSATPAKREREDQDAPAVMSVYTENPSTHERPRPIERYEEVDMFEGKQVKIGKDLPGTIKQEIVATIAEFRDVFAFSTEEMPGIPTSVMCHKLDIRPGHKPVKQKLRHQGKERTEAAKEEVEKLLRAGFIKECKYSDWLSNVVLVKKPNGKWRMCVDFTDLNKACPKDDYPLLKIDRLVDSTAGHALLSFMDANAGYHQIRLAPEDQTHTAFITSMGVYCYKVMPFGLKNAGATYQRMHAADLRETFNTLRKHQMKLNPDKCVFGVTGGKCLGFLVDERGIEANPDKIQAIQNMRSPTSVKEVQKLTGCIAALGRFLSKSADKCSPFFKTMKQQKFEWTAEAEESFRQLKEHLSALPKLVSPINGEKLVLYVSVSGYSLSGVLVAEREKKQLPIYYVSHAFRGSEGNYCEVEKVIFAIVMASRKLKPYFQSNPIIVRTDQPLKKILEGKNKSSRVTDWANQLADFGIEYEPRTAIKAQALVDFIVESTSPPPAELNREWKLYVDGSSTQSASGAGLLIVSSAGVRMERAVRFEFAASNNEAEYEALLMGLKICYEAGAKELAAFSDSQLIVGQVNGEFEAKDDSMKMYLQQVKDFVPKFDKFTLEHIPRSQNAQADSLAKLASSADTSAARDIIWEVLPNPSINFMINTIDRSETWMGPYVKYLQDQTLPQDENQAKMLQKKAKWFELHEGMLYKKSYTHPLLKCVAPEEGNYILREIHEGGCGIH